A portion of the Leptospira noumeaensis genome contains these proteins:
- a CDS encoding ATP-binding cassette domain-containing protein, giving the protein MKTVKEIPKVISDDDFLSSLSSNDLKKFFGLFEFRSLVANDRIGSSELDPTPILFLETGRIQVKLKINEKELLIKTLTEGSFYGVSELSSDSLKKQIFQAEENSKVRVLSSTLFLKFIESDKQRKQSWNEYKENVQLRDELRIHPYFRKLSNSEIEYLSKVLVKQKINPGQILIKEGSKSSSLFFIRSGRFKVTKSTWQKDYFSFVEAGSVLGEMGVLEKKARNATVTAVEESFVYELSSTDATNFFKKSESLLITIRSIMSERKLNLGDGSEEDKFETSTIYEEDQFHFLPKLKFSPPLRNQIRFPFLFQDGKSQSGDACRKMIFRYWGYSFVDYDADPSFPDFDPDIRPNHWKGSFGEGKGDCYFVNWKDHESELNNIPTINFFENSKYVILKSIDSKKVFVMDPELGEISLSREEWEKKSSKVVIYFVPKVKPEQNFEWKNRFFSGLAEYFLPAIKYLKAGIVASFVIKGLEVFIPLINLYLIDAVLLKENKEFFLPVILVVVLLSFSQSFLAYFRSNVIFFTSNRVNQTIAIRFLVKLISLPISFFERNRKGEILNRWEEIESVILYFSDQGAMKIFDLLFSFLVFIIFLFLSPLLLLIIGLLILPEMLILRAFAPKIVEETKKESLKKSDTLSYFIETINGFETIKNLGATYSHRWDFEKRLTSQLNSEGKKLFYSNLLFTNTEFFKQITVVIVMLVGSILILKDQMTLGTLYAIIGLVAYIRNPIVSLYDDFLKLQKANVSWNRLRTFESLDSEITDRDNLFKVDLPEVKGNIQFKNLTFSYDALKPESGIRNLNLKILPGKKVAFVGRSGSGKSTILKLILGLYNPQEGEIIIDDVSLDEIWLPSLRTKIGVLFQENPLIAGTVRENISISKPEATLSEVVEAAKLACIHDDIVKLPLGYDTEISERGFIFSGGQKQRVSLARLFLQRPSVLLLDEPTAALDKETESRILSHLNSVFANATIITVAHRLDTIRNYDQIFVLERGKLEGKGTHRELLSKGGIYQLLHSKQEAIR; this is encoded by the coding sequence TTGAAAACTGTAAAAGAAATTCCTAAGGTTATCTCCGATGATGATTTTTTATCTAGTTTGTCATCAAACGACTTAAAAAAATTTTTTGGTTTATTTGAGTTTAGATCTTTAGTAGCAAACGACAGAATAGGTTCAAGTGAATTGGATCCAACACCAATTTTATTTTTAGAAACTGGAAGAATTCAGGTAAAACTTAAAATCAATGAGAAAGAATTATTAATCAAAACATTAACGGAAGGTTCGTTTTATGGAGTATCCGAATTATCATCCGATTCTCTAAAAAAACAAATTTTTCAAGCAGAAGAAAATTCCAAAGTTCGAGTTTTATCTTCTACTTTGTTCTTAAAGTTTATCGAATCCGATAAACAAAGAAAACAATCCTGGAATGAATATAAAGAAAATGTTCAACTTCGCGATGAATTAAGAATCCATCCTTATTTTCGAAAACTTTCCAATTCAGAAATTGAATATCTATCAAAAGTATTAGTAAAACAAAAAATAAATCCGGGACAAATTTTAATCAAAGAAGGAAGTAAAAGTTCTTCGCTATTCTTCATCCGTTCTGGAAGATTTAAAGTCACCAAGTCTACTTGGCAAAAAGATTATTTTTCGTTTGTAGAAGCAGGATCTGTGTTAGGTGAAATGGGAGTTTTGGAAAAAAAAGCCAGAAATGCGACTGTAACGGCTGTTGAAGAAAGTTTTGTTTATGAACTTTCTTCAACAGATGCAACTAACTTCTTTAAGAAGTCTGAAAGTTTACTCATTACCATTCGTTCCATTATGAGCGAAAGAAAACTAAACCTTGGTGACGGATCCGAGGAAGATAAATTTGAAACATCAACCATTTACGAAGAAGATCAGTTTCATTTTTTACCGAAACTAAAATTTTCTCCTCCGCTAAGAAATCAAATTCGGTTTCCTTTTTTATTCCAAGATGGTAAATCACAGTCTGGTGATGCATGTCGTAAAATGATATTTCGCTATTGGGGATATTCGTTTGTGGATTACGACGCAGATCCTTCTTTTCCAGATTTTGATCCTGATATCCGACCGAATCATTGGAAAGGTAGTTTTGGTGAAGGCAAAGGTGATTGTTATTTTGTAAACTGGAAAGATCACGAATCAGAATTAAATAACATCCCAACAATTAACTTTTTTGAAAATTCAAAGTATGTAATCTTAAAGTCCATTGATTCAAAGAAAGTATTCGTTATGGATCCAGAACTTGGAGAGATCAGTCTATCGCGAGAAGAGTGGGAAAAAAAATCTTCCAAAGTTGTTATCTATTTTGTTCCTAAAGTCAAACCAGAACAAAACTTTGAATGGAAAAATAGATTTTTTTCCGGACTGGCAGAGTATTTTTTACCAGCCATCAAATATTTAAAAGCCGGTATTGTTGCCAGTTTTGTAATTAAAGGTTTGGAAGTGTTCATTCCATTAATCAACTTATATTTAATTGATGCGGTTCTTTTGAAAGAAAACAAAGAGTTTTTTTTACCGGTAATTTTAGTTGTAGTGCTTCTTAGTTTTTCACAATCTTTTCTAGCATATTTCAGATCTAATGTAATTTTTTTTACTAGCAATCGAGTGAACCAAACCATCGCAATTCGATTTTTGGTAAAATTGATTTCATTACCGATCTCTTTCTTTGAAAGAAACAGAAAAGGTGAAATTTTGAATCGTTGGGAAGAAATAGAATCGGTGATTTTATATTTTTCCGATCAAGGAGCCATGAAGATTTTTGATTTACTATTTAGTTTTTTGGTTTTTATCATCTTTCTTTTTCTCTCTCCTTTGTTGTTATTAATTATTGGTTTATTGATTCTGCCGGAGATGCTGATCCTCCGTGCGTTTGCACCAAAGATAGTTGAAGAAACAAAAAAGGAATCTTTAAAAAAATCAGATACTTTAAGTTATTTCATCGAAACCATCAATGGATTTGAAACCATCAAAAATTTAGGTGCTACTTATTCGCATCGATGGGATTTCGAAAAAAGACTCACCTCACAATTGAATTCAGAAGGTAAAAAGTTGTTTTATTCAAATTTGCTTTTTACTAATACGGAATTTTTTAAGCAGATTACTGTTGTCATAGTAATGTTAGTTGGTAGTATTTTGATTTTGAAAGATCAAATGACACTCGGAACTTTGTATGCCATCATTGGGCTTGTGGCCTACATTCGAAATCCAATTGTTTCTTTATATGATGATTTTTTGAAACTTCAAAAAGCAAATGTATCTTGGAATCGTTTGCGTACTTTTGAATCTTTGGATAGTGAAATAACTGATAGAGATAATTTGTTTAAGGTAGACTTACCTGAAGTTAAAGGTAATATTCAATTTAAAAATTTAACTTTTTCTTATGATGCCTTAAAACCAGAATCGGGAATTCGTAATTTAAATTTAAAAATCCTACCTGGTAAAAAAGTTGCCTTTGTTGGTCGGAGCGGAAGTGGCAAATCAACGATATTAAAGTTGATCCTTGGTTTGTACAATCCTCAGGAAGGGGAGATCATCATTGACGATGTTTCATTAGATGAGATTTGGCTCCCTAGTTTGCGAACAAAAATTGGTGTCCTTTTTCAAGAGAATCCGCTCATTGCGGGGACAGTCAGAGAAAACATTTCAATCTCGAAACCGGAAGCAACTTTAAGTGAAGTGGTTGAAGCTGCCAAACTTGCATGTATTCATGATGATATCGTTAAACTGCCGCTTGGTTATGATACGGAAATTTCAGAACGAGGGTTTATTTTTTCCGGTGGTCAAAAACAAAGGGTATCTCTTGCACGTTTGTTTTTACAAAGACCGAGCGTTTTGCTTTTGGACGAACCGACTGCTGCCTTGGACAAGGAAACCGAATCGCGAATTCTGTCTCATTTGAATTCTGTGTTCGCAAATGCTACGATCATAACAGTGGCTCATCGATTGGATACAATTCGTAATTATGACCAGATTTTTGTATTGGAAAGAGGTAAATTAGAGGGTAAGGGCACTCATAGAGAGTTACTTTCTAAAGGTGGAATTTACCAATTACTTCATTCCAAACAGGAAGCAATCCGATAA
- a CDS encoding peptidase domain-containing ABC transporter, producing MQSEVRRNLEKIRAVFRNNYLLAELEESERENLIPLIDVRFVRLGQNLIKANQMPEYIHFVMTGRFGMKQSKQEISLGRNTFVEEGESIGERITLTKTPSKHDYYALEPSIVLLLPTSRFLKLVESHPEIAEKAKHREEEQEKFYYVRKLSFFEELSPEEIKLILKSIQLVKVEQGDFIFAEGEDGDAAYIVRSGKIQIRTENPRKIISIMRSGDILGEIAIFKHQKRLASAVASEDSELYKIPGAVFRKVIGVEKGNKLEEIVQSRLLRYSTYKAKEKEENSIRPFVSKRFEFRKTTKKIYIEQVTTDQITLVGLVCSELALRAFDKPLPTNWKIRIKNELTRNIIPGIFELAIELEKLGFLTKQQHLSLEQLSDLENPVFITDDETIPCLLYLYEKELDAVLISHPIKGVYEISITEFLKIWDGVILQFSPAPAALSADVSLISFFKELRMLFSPKKREIRWILVATVLSAILTLSLPYLVRQVVDQVIVFSDRNFLFTLVFGVALAVLFQTLFSLFRNLIAIGLMQSLEYNYFVRFFQHILNLTLPEFRKFETGDFTQRLKENQRILEITQRSGLFLILDLVTLPIYLFILFRLDNSLTFVGLFFLIVYSLFVVRSSAKIKKLQKHSFESKKKTTSFFLSLFAGMPLIKSAAMESRYLSKGLNEIARTILTNLRVGKRVHVLELVSKFFEQMGLIAVITFGVSDVLDESLSLGSFLAFLVLYSLLMEPIVRLCHVYEDLSELRESRMRLTEIYSLPGEIVSQRPFGELPRLSGKITLDHISFRYSETSPEILSDINLEIEAGEKIAIVGRSGCGKSTLMRVLMGTLTPTKGKVFVDSFDLSTLDPEEVRIQFGAVEQNPILFSGSIAENLSKKNPSLNLESLLAGAKLASVDQFVERFPMKYETKIGESGIGLSGGQRQRLAIARALVTNPSILFLDEPTSALDSETESHIQSQWETVFKDRTVIQISHRLHSTVSADKIIVLDEGRVVEMGTHAELITTKGFYYHLFPTLSEGDKDV from the coding sequence ATGCAATCCGAAGTTAGGCGAAATCTTGAAAAAATCCGCGCTGTGTTTCGAAATAATTATCTACTTGCGGAATTAGAAGAATCGGAAAGAGAAAACCTAATTCCATTAATTGACGTACGTTTTGTTCGATTGGGACAAAATTTAATCAAAGCAAACCAAATGCCAGAGTACATTCATTTTGTAATGACTGGCAGATTTGGAATGAAACAATCTAAACAAGAAATTAGTTTAGGTAGAAATACTTTTGTCGAAGAGGGAGAATCCATTGGTGAAAGGATCACTCTTACAAAAACTCCATCGAAACATGATTATTATGCACTTGAACCTTCGATCGTTTTATTACTTCCTACATCTCGATTTTTAAAGTTAGTTGAGTCTCATCCAGAGATTGCTGAAAAAGCAAAACACAGAGAAGAAGAACAAGAAAAGTTTTATTATGTTCGTAAACTTAGTTTTTTCGAAGAACTTTCCCCAGAAGAAATCAAACTCATTCTAAAATCCATCCAACTAGTAAAAGTCGAACAAGGAGATTTTATTTTTGCAGAAGGGGAAGATGGAGATGCTGCTTATATTGTTCGGTCAGGCAAAATTCAGATAAGAACGGAGAACCCTCGAAAAATTATCTCGATTATGCGTTCGGGTGATATTTTAGGTGAGATAGCAATTTTCAAACATCAAAAACGTTTGGCAAGTGCAGTTGCCTCAGAAGATTCCGAATTGTATAAAATTCCAGGAGCTGTATTCAGAAAAGTCATCGGCGTTGAAAAAGGAAACAAATTAGAAGAGATCGTCCAGTCACGACTTCTACGTTATTCAACATACAAAGCCAAAGAAAAAGAAGAAAATTCAATACGACCATTTGTTTCCAAACGATTTGAGTTTCGAAAAACTACAAAAAAAATATACATAGAACAAGTTACCACAGATCAAATTACGTTAGTTGGACTTGTTTGTAGCGAACTTGCTTTAAGAGCCTTTGATAAACCTTTACCAACCAATTGGAAAATTAGAATCAAAAATGAACTAACCAGAAATATAATACCTGGAATTTTCGAGTTAGCCATTGAGTTAGAAAAATTAGGATTTTTAACTAAACAACAACATTTGTCTTTAGAACAACTTTCCGATTTAGAAAACCCTGTTTTTATAACAGATGATGAAACCATTCCTTGTTTGTTATATTTGTACGAAAAAGAGTTAGATGCTGTCCTTATCTCTCACCCAATCAAAGGAGTTTATGAAATTTCTATAACAGAGTTTTTGAAAATTTGGGACGGGGTGATTTTGCAGTTTTCACCAGCTCCTGCGGCACTGTCGGCCGATGTTAGTTTGATTAGTTTTTTTAAAGAACTACGAATGTTGTTCAGTCCTAAAAAAAGAGAAATACGTTGGATATTAGTCGCAACTGTATTATCAGCAATTTTAACTTTGTCCTTACCGTATTTAGTTCGTCAGGTTGTAGACCAGGTAATTGTTTTTTCTGATCGTAACTTTTTATTTACTTTGGTATTTGGCGTTGCTTTAGCTGTTCTTTTCCAAACTTTGTTTTCTTTATTCCGTAACTTAATTGCCATAGGGCTTATGCAAAGTTTGGAATATAATTATTTTGTTCGTTTTTTTCAACACATTCTAAACTTAACCTTACCAGAATTTCGAAAATTTGAAACAGGTGACTTTACCCAAAGACTAAAAGAAAACCAAAGAATATTAGAAATTACTCAGAGATCAGGTTTATTTTTGATTTTAGATTTAGTAACGTTACCAATTTACCTTTTTATTTTATTTAGATTGGATAACTCTTTAACATTTGTTGGGCTATTTTTTCTAATTGTTTATTCGTTGTTTGTTGTTCGTTCGAGCGCAAAAATAAAAAAATTACAAAAACATAGTTTTGAATCTAAAAAGAAAACTACTTCATTTTTCCTTTCATTGTTTGCTGGAATGCCACTGATCAAATCCGCTGCAATGGAAAGTAGATACCTTTCCAAAGGATTAAATGAAATAGCAAGAACCATCCTTACCAATTTGAGGGTGGGAAAACGAGTCCATGTTTTGGAATTGGTGAGTAAATTTTTTGAACAAATGGGTTTGATTGCGGTGATTACATTCGGTGTCAGTGATGTTTTAGACGAATCCTTAAGTTTAGGAAGTTTTTTAGCCTTTTTAGTTTTGTATTCACTTCTAATGGAACCGATTGTTCGGTTATGTCATGTGTATGAGGATTTGAGTGAATTACGAGAATCCAGGATGAGACTTACTGAAATATATTCTCTTCCAGGTGAAATTGTCAGCCAACGTCCGTTTGGTGAACTACCGAGACTATCTGGAAAAATTACGTTAGATCATATTAGTTTTCGATATTCGGAAACAAGTCCAGAAATATTATCTGATATCAATTTAGAAATTGAAGCGGGTGAAAAAATCGCTATCGTAGGAAGGAGTGGGTGCGGTAAATCCACATTGATGCGAGTTCTTATGGGAACTCTTACTCCTACAAAAGGAAAGGTATTTGTTGATTCCTTTGATCTTTCCACTTTAGATCCAGAAGAAGTACGAATTCAATTTGGAGCAGTCGAACAAAATCCCATTTTGTTTTCTGGTAGTATCGCAGAGAATCTTTCGAAAAAAAATCCATCACTCAACTTGGAATCATTGTTAGCTGGAGCAAAACTTGCTTCTGTAGATCAATTTGTCGAAAGATTTCCAATGAAATACGAAACAAAAATTGGAGAATCGGGAATTGGACTTTCGGGTGGCCAAAGGCAACGATTAGCCATTGCTAGGGCTCTTGTTACAAATCCAAGTATTCTGTTTTTGGATGAACCAACTTCTGCCCTTGATTCAGAAACAGAATCTCATATCCAATCACAATGGGAAACTGTTTTTAAAGATAGAACGGTAATCCAAATTTCACATAGACTTCATAGTACTGTGAGTGCAGATAAAATTATCGTATTAGACGAAGGTCGAGTTGTTGAAATGGGAACTCATGCAGAGTTAATCACTACCAAAGGTTTTTATTACCATTTGTTTCCTACATTAAGCGAAGGGGATAAAGATGTTTAA
- a CDS encoding TolC family protein, producing the protein MIRFYLIIFFSSLVILPVSFLWPDAVDFYDLPKLVGEKSYELKLKEMEIERKKVDIDSKSLRYLPAVNIDHSPFFEALRGDGYNRKGWSTSLNLNWNFQEQGNTVLANMILELEYERLLLEYKALYQKELFDQAFQYAETLKLLAFYNYDFSNESGADKQFQSVQKLYKQGIESYLVTQNSKVDYFFYKYNVTKSRLDQQKSQSVFRRKFLLKDVVLKPIPEREYKILPLESTLAEYEKNLGDLNFDLILTVNQVKILEVQKLVRFNELWVPDFFVNVYNQSSRESFSGLSGTWTNSMELYDYSRNDFSRYARSSDADFDVGGNFGFRFPLFNRWLSKNEYDKSKVEIKLAKSQSQFLRENTGLYLFELIQQHNNLVELYDISRESKRIAEENYQIMEKAYKTGSASVIELQTVDRRLRDVMRNEIQNRYDLIQLRLQIGLLLGDTMKFLNN; encoded by the coding sequence GTGATTCGTTTTTATTTAATTATATTTTTCTCTTCGCTTGTCATTTTGCCGGTTTCCTTTCTTTGGCCAGATGCGGTGGATTTTTATGACTTGCCAAAGTTAGTTGGTGAGAAGTCGTATGAATTAAAACTCAAGGAAATGGAAATCGAACGTAAAAAAGTGGATATAGATTCCAAAAGTTTACGTTATCTACCAGCTGTAAATATAGACCATTCCCCTTTTTTTGAGGCATTAAGGGGTGATGGTTATAATAGAAAGGGTTGGAGCACATCCCTCAATCTAAATTGGAATTTTCAAGAACAAGGAAATACCGTTCTTGCCAATATGATTTTGGAATTGGAATACGAACGATTGTTATTGGAATATAAGGCCTTATACCAAAAGGAATTATTTGATCAGGCCTTTCAATATGCTGAAACCCTAAAACTGTTAGCTTTTTATAATTATGATTTTTCAAATGAGTCTGGTGCAGACAAACAATTCCAATCGGTTCAAAAACTTTATAAACAAGGAATCGAATCTTATTTAGTCACTCAGAACTCTAAAGTAGATTATTTCTTTTATAAGTATAATGTTACTAAGTCAAGATTAGACCAACAAAAAAGCCAGTCGGTATTTAGAAGAAAATTCCTTTTGAAAGATGTGGTTCTAAAACCAATCCCGGAACGGGAATATAAAATTCTGCCTTTAGAATCTACTTTAGCGGAATATGAAAAGAATCTAGGTGACTTGAATTTTGATCTTATATTAACTGTGAACCAAGTCAAAATTTTAGAAGTACAAAAGTTAGTTCGTTTTAATGAACTTTGGGTTCCTGATTTTTTTGTAAATGTTTACAACCAATCTAGCAGAGAATCTTTTTCTGGACTCAGTGGGACATGGACAAACTCCATGGAACTCTATGATTATAGTCGGAATGATTTCAGTAGATATGCAAGATCATCCGATGCAGATTTTGATGTTGGTGGTAATTTTGGATTTCGATTTCCTCTGTTCAATCGTTGGTTGTCTAAAAATGAATATGATAAATCAAAAGTTGAAATCAAATTAGCCAAATCCCAATCCCAGTTTTTAAGAGAAAACACAGGCCTGTATCTTTTTGAACTCATCCAACAACACAATAACTTAGTTGAGTTGTATGATATTTCCCGTGAAAGCAAACGTATTGCGGAAGAAAATTATCAAATTATGGAAAAAGCTTATAAAACTGGATCTGCTTCTGTGATCGAACTACAAACGGTTGATAGGCGACTTCGTGATGTGATGAGAAATGAAATCCAAAATCGTTATGATCTAATACAGCTTCGATTACAAATTGGTCTCCTTTTGGGAGACACTATGAAGTTTCTAAATAATTAA
- a CDS encoding transferase, whose amino-acid sequence MYLLLPGRHHLLTRYQKEYLNRLVKDGLSEVKNHLGNPLQISELPTAIIFAVTSANHNNTRRNPLPLYKRAMMIQDFSRDLEIPVFVIPIDDVGQSPNFASYTIKKIEAETEMSLSLTPKNTIVLCSTPVANLYSDLGFSILPVERIPGRDEKFITKLPWEILEGLAKSEVKMNSQTKTDLVSYMDPASVRLWDEYQVWDKIQMLFSDSLIGEDGDLTESRDYNTYVREMDLIAELKFNDTKNYILPGRIGDIGCAVGSWIKLASEKSNLFESDFYGVEIARHLFQVCEQRKENGEFRNPNVFFLRKNAVSGLVFPAGTMNTIHSSSLTHEIESYGNREKLLSFIQNRYLELAMGGVWINRDVVGPEDKDREVYVWFQDTDGTNLGQKPNSYANLKEYLDSMSTKERFFRFQSDFRKEEGYVLRTEVFSVDGIEYYRMKLADVCEFLSKKDYTDNWESEMHESFCFWSFSDWKTHLESFGFQVSPKSHAYRNEWLVENRYLGKTKIFTSDKEVPSSHEDLIPMDFPVTHMLLLAEK is encoded by the coding sequence ATGTATTTACTACTTCCGGGTCGTCACCATTTACTGACACGGTACCAAAAGGAATACCTGAACCGTTTGGTTAAGGATGGCCTCTCGGAAGTAAAAAACCATCTAGGAAACCCTCTACAAATTTCAGAGTTACCTACTGCTATCATCTTTGCAGTCACTTCCGCTAATCATAACAATACAAGAAGAAACCCTCTCCCTCTTTACAAACGTGCCATGATGATTCAGGATTTTTCTAGAGATCTAGAAATTCCCGTTTTTGTAATCCCTATTGATGACGTTGGTCAATCACCTAACTTTGCTTCCTACACAATTAAAAAAATTGAAGCAGAAACAGAAATGTCACTCTCTCTAACACCAAAGAACACCATTGTGCTTTGTTCTACACCTGTTGCAAATTTGTATTCTGATTTAGGATTTTCGATCCTTCCCGTGGAACGTATTCCAGGTAGGGATGAAAAGTTTATCACCAAACTCCCCTGGGAAATTTTGGAAGGACTTGCAAAATCCGAAGTTAAAATGAACTCCCAAACAAAAACAGATTTAGTTTCTTATATGGATCCGGCAAGTGTTCGTTTGTGGGATGAGTATCAAGTTTGGGATAAAATACAAATGTTGTTTTCCGATTCACTGATTGGTGAAGATGGAGATCTTACTGAGTCTAGAGATTATAATACTTATGTGCGAGAAATGGATTTGATCGCCGAACTAAAGTTTAATGATACAAAAAACTATATTTTGCCGGGACGAATTGGGGACATTGGTTGTGCTGTTGGTTCTTGGATCAAACTGGCTTCTGAAAAATCCAATTTATTTGAATCGGATTTTTATGGAGTAGAGATCGCAAGGCATCTTTTCCAAGTTTGCGAACAGAGAAAAGAAAATGGAGAGTTCCGAAACCCAAATGTATTTTTTTTACGAAAGAATGCCGTCAGTGGACTTGTATTCCCAGCGGGAACGATGAACACCATCCATTCCTCTTCCCTCACTCATGAAATTGAATCTTATGGGAATCGAGAGAAACTTCTTTCCTTCATTCAAAACCGTTACCTAGAATTGGCGATGGGTGGGGTTTGGATCAACCGTGATGTAGTTGGCCCGGAAGATAAGGATAGGGAAGTGTATGTTTGGTTTCAGGATACGGATGGTACGAATTTAGGACAAAAACCAAATTCCTATGCCAATCTCAAAGAGTATTTGGATTCTATGTCCACAAAGGAAAGATTTTTCCGATTTCAATCCGACTTTCGAAAGGAAGAAGGTTATGTGCTTAGGACTGAAGTCTTTTCCGTCGATGGTATAGAATACTACCGCATGAAACTAGCCGATGTCTGTGAATTCCTCTCCAAAAAAGATTATACTGACAACTGGGAAAGTGAAATGCACGAGTCCTTTTGTTTTTGGAGTTTTAGTGATTGGAAAACTCATTTGGAATCTTTTGGGTTCCAGGTTTCACCTAAGTCACATGCATATAGAAATGAATGGTTGGTTGAAAATCGGTATTTGGGTAAAACCAAAATATTCACTTCGGATAAGGAAGTTCCTAGTTCTCACGAAGACCTAATCCCTATGGATTTTCCGGTCACTCATATGCTTCTATTAGCGGAAAAATAA
- a CDS encoding LBF_2127 family putative lipoprotein, whose translation MKPFVYNLLFLLFIHCSVDLRQVPPPSPNGYLNRYQTNLPLVIGKFEIVSADRGVYTDAWRMAFKGQLTSSGIFPDVVSTIDPKTTTNFYTIDVEMKTHYEDKYNWWYTWPALYPFTGIWPLQHREAEYNVEFRYKLYKNKSIVKEETISKTGKANESIYGFYKVRNFHRMIEETNLEAVRTCIQNLSESL comes from the coding sequence ATGAAACCATTCGTTTATAACCTTTTATTTCTTTTGTTTATCCATTGTTCTGTTGATTTGCGTCAGGTTCCACCACCATCACCAAATGGATACTTAAACAGATATCAAACGAATCTCCCATTAGTAATTGGTAAGTTTGAAATTGTTTCTGCTGATCGTGGAGTTTACACCGATGCATGGCGCATGGCCTTCAAAGGCCAACTCACCTCCTCAGGTATTTTTCCCGATGTAGTCTCAACAATAGACCCAAAAACTACTACCAATTTTTATACCATTGATGTAGAAATGAAAACCCATTACGAAGATAAATACAATTGGTGGTATACCTGGCCTGCTCTTTATCCATTCACTGGAATTTGGCCTCTCCAACATAGAGAAGCAGAATACAATGTTGAATTTAGATATAAATTATATAAAAACAAATCGATTGTTAAAGAGGAGACCATTTCCAAAACAGGAAAGGCAAATGAATCTATATACGGATTTTATAAAGTGCGGAACTTTCATCGTATGATTGAAGAAACTAATTTAGAAGCTGTTAGAACATGTATCCAAAATTTATCCGAATCATTATAA
- a CDS encoding HlyD family efflux transporter periplasmic adaptor subunit produces MFKKFKNIKETDSNWESRHSASYYDELLKHPAPNWERKGIYLISTFFICFILFLIFGRVDVVVEASGTIRPKGNYHMVEALETGTLTNLYVKSGDFLKKGDPIMELEFSEQQIELSKDTNNLDYEEKKLQRLIRNRREAEKISKNLAYNLENNSGSALSGGVLNKFVNLKKAFMDFQNGVGAKFIYDQSLLEFNEEFGNLKDEIQREENVISSLRGDTKLKRERVANAIIRMPFSGIIGELTVNNVGQNIIRGQTVASLMEEGQPLEAIVEVNSKDIAAVKLGLKSVIKVKAFHQNDFGVVSGTVSQIIPNTTDKDSFSVVLILGTQDLNQDGKEFQLFPGLKVVADIVIDRKSIYQILFRYADPRN; encoded by the coding sequence ATGTTTAAAAAATTTAAGAACATTAAAGAAACGGATTCTAATTGGGAATCAAGACATTCTGCATCCTATTATGATGAGTTATTAAAACATCCAGCACCTAATTGGGAAAGAAAAGGAATTTATCTAATTAGTACATTCTTTATTTGTTTCATTCTTTTTTTAATTTTTGGAAGAGTTGATGTTGTTGTAGAGGCAAGTGGCACCATCCGTCCAAAAGGTAACTATCATATGGTTGAAGCTTTGGAAACGGGAACACTTACAAATTTGTATGTAAAATCAGGGGATTTTCTTAAAAAGGGAGATCCCATTATGGAGTTAGAATTTTCTGAACAACAAATTGAGTTATCAAAAGATACAAACAACTTAGATTATGAAGAAAAAAAATTACAACGTCTCATTCGTAACAGAAGGGAAGCAGAAAAAATTTCTAAAAACTTAGCATATAATTTAGAAAATAATTCCGGTTCAGCATTATCTGGTGGTGTTTTGAATAAATTTGTAAATTTAAAAAAAGCTTTTATGGATTTTCAAAATGGAGTTGGTGCCAAGTTTATTTATGATCAAAGTTTATTAGAATTTAATGAAGAATTTGGAAACTTAAAAGATGAAATCCAAAGAGAAGAGAATGTAATTTCCAGTCTCAGAGGGGATACAAAGTTAAAACGAGAGAGAGTTGCCAATGCGATCATTCGTATGCCTTTTTCTGGCATCATCGGCGAACTTACTGTCAATAACGTCGGACAAAATATCATTCGTGGACAAACTGTTGCTTCACTAATGGAGGAAGGTCAACCATTAGAAGCAATTGTGGAAGTAAACAGCAAAGACATTGCAGCAGTAAAACTTGGTTTGAAGTCAGTAATAAAGGTAAAGGCATTTCATCAAAATGACTTTGGTGTTGTTTCAGGTACTGTTTCTCAAATCATTCCTAATACTACAGATAAAGATTCTTTTTCCGTAGTTTTGATTTTAGGAACACAAGATCTAAACCAGGATGGAAAAGAGTTTCAGTTGTTTCCCGGACTTAAGGTAGTTGCTGATATAGTCATCGATAGAAAGAGTATTTATCAAATTTTGTTTCGTTATGCTGATCCTAGGAATTAA